Genomic DNA from Desulfuromonas versatilis:
CGCAGAGCCCGAAGCCGGAAGCCAGAGGCTGGGAAACGGGCACCCGGCCCCGCGCTCAGATCCTAATCCGCCACCACCCGCCCCACCACCTCGAGCACCCGCTCGGCTTTGAAGGGTTTGACGATGAAGTCGCGGGCGCCGGCCTGGACCGCTTCCAGGATCAGCGACTCCTGGCCGAGGGCGCTGCACATGACCACACGGGCTGCGGGGTCGTCATCGATGATCTCCTTGAGAGCTTCGATGCCGCTGCGCAGGGGCATGACGATGTCCATGGTGACCAGGTCGGGCTGGAGCCTGCGGTAGCTTTCCACCGCCTCGATGCCGTTGCCCGCCTCGCCGATAACCTCGTAGCCCCCATCGATGAAGATTTCCTTGAGCATGTTGCGCATGAAAAGGGCATCGTCCACGATCAGTACCCTTGCCGCCATAAGACCCTCCTGTGGCAGATCAGATCTTCTCCAGGCTGCCCAGCAGCCGTTCCATGTCCAACAAATTCACCATGTCCGCCTCCAGGTTCAGCACCCCGCGGATGCAGGCGGTCTGCTGCTCCTGCTGCTGCACCGGCAACAGCGCATCCGGGTCGAGGGGCACGATTTTGCCAAGGGCCGCCACCGCCAGCGCCAGCCGGCCGAACTCCCGGCTCAGGACGATGACCCGCGGGTCGCGCTCCCGGTTGTCGAAGCCCAGCAGCGCCGCCAGGTCGAGCACCGGCAGAATGCTGCCGTGCACGTTGATCGCCCCGAGCAGCCAGTCGGCCCCCCGCGGCACCTGGTAAATGGGCGGCGATTCGACGATCTCCTGCAGATGGGCGATCTCCAGGCCGTAATGCTCGGCGCCCAGGCGAAAGGTCAGCACCTGTTCCATGCCGCCTCAAGCGTTGCCCAGCTCGAAGCGGCGCACCACCTCGAGCAGGTCTTCGGCCAGCGTCGAAAGCCCCTGGGCGGCATGGGCCATCTCCTCCATGGCGGCCGACTGCTGCTGGGTGGTGGCGGAGACCTCCTCGGTGGCGGCGGCATTGTCGGCCACCACCCGGGAGATCTCATCGATCGCCTTGACCATGCCGGCGGAGCCTTCGGTCTGCTTTTCCGCCAGTTCGGCGATGCCGGTGGCCTTGGTCTGGGTCACCAGGGCGGTCTGGATGATCTCCTCGAAGGCCTGGCCGGTGGTGTTGATGGCATCCCGGCCGGCGCCGATCTCGCGGATGCTCTCGCTCATCGAGGCCTGCACCTTCTGCCCCTCGTCGCGGATCGCCTCGATCAGCTCGGTGATCTCCCCGGCCGACTGGCCGGTGGAGTCGGCCAGCTTGCGGATCTCCTCGGCGACCACCGCGAAGCCGCGCCCGTACTCACCGGCGCGGGCCGCTTCGATGGTGGCGTTGAGGGCCAGCAGGTTGGTCTTGCCGGCGATGCCGGTGATCACCTCGACGATCTTGCCGATCTTCTGCACCTGCATCCCGAAGGACCCCATCTGCGCGCCGTTGCGCTCCACGTCGGCGAGCACCTGTTTCATCTTGCCGATGGCGGTGCCGACCATCTCCCCGCCGCGCTGGGCGGTGCCGGCGGTGTCGTTGGCCGAGGCGGCGACCTTTTTCGCCGAGGAGGCGATCAGCTCGATGGAGACCGCCATCTCCTTGATCAGCCGCGAGCAGCGCTCGATCATCTCGGCCTGGGTCTCGGCGCCGCGGCTGATCTGCTCCACAGTGTTGGCAACCTCGTTGGCCGAGGCGGTCATTTCCTCCGAGGTCGAGGAGAGCCCCTGGGCCGACTCGGCCACCCTGATCGAGGAGGAGCGGATCTTGCCCACCAGCTCGCGCAGGCTTTCGACCACCTGGTTCAGCGAATTGGCCAGGTCGAGGGTCTCGTCGGGAAGGGCGGTGCTGCGCAGCTGCACCGGCTGGGACAGGTCCCCCTGGCGAAGCCGCTCGGCCGACTCGGTCAGCACCCGGATATTGGCGGTAAAGGCCCGGGAAAAACCCCAGCCCAGGGCGAGGCCCACCAGGATGGCGCAGCCCACCGAGAACAGCTGCTGCCATTCCTGGGGAATTCCCAGGTAGGGGACCACCAGGTTGACCAGCACGATGGAACCCACCACGATGATGAATCCCATGATGAACTTGTTGCTGATTTCAACGCGCATCGTTCCGCTCCTTTTGTGGCAAAAAAGGCAACAGCAAATCTCTGTTTCGTGCCTGGGCCTGCCTCAGCGTCGCCGGTAAATCCGCTCCTCGGGGTTTTCCACCGAAAACAGCTGACGGGTCTCGCCGAGCATGGATTCGGCCCGCCCGAGCACCAGGAAGCCGTCCGCGGGAAGCGCCGCGGCGAAGCCGGCAAGGATTCTGTCCTGCTCCTGGCGGGAGAAATAGATCAGCACGTTCCGGCACAGGATCAGGTCGGCCGAGGGATAATCGCCGGCAGTCAGCACGTTGTGCTGCCGGAACTGGACCATGGTGCGGATGCGCTCATCGAGGCGGAAGAAGCGCCCCTCCCGGGTAAAGTATTTGTCGCGCAACGCGGCGGGCAGTTCGGTCATCCGCTGCGGATCGAAAACCCCGCTGCCGGCCCGCTCGAGGATCGCCGGGCTGAGGTCGGTGCCGAGGATCGCGACGCGGACATCCCGCGGCGCCAGTTCGCTGACCAGCAGGGCCAGCGAATAGGGTTCCTCGCCGCTGGAGCAGCCGACGCTCCAGAGCAGAAGCTCCCGGCGTCCCTGCTGGCGTGCCCGGGCGAACAGCCGGGGCAGAACCTCGGCCTCCAGGGCGGCAAAGGTCGCCGGGTTGCGAAAGAACTGGGAGACGTGGATGGTCAGTGCCGTCATCAGCGCATCGACCTCGGACTCCCGGCTGCGCAGAACGGCGAGGTAGGCGGCGGCGTCATCCAGCCCCAGGGCACGCACCCGCTTGGCGACCCGGCGACGGATGCAGCGGTCCTTGTACATCCCCAGGTCAAAACCGAGCTTGTCGAGCAGAATCCGGCGAACCTCGGCAAATTCCTCGTCGGGAAACTCACTCCCCACGAAAGGGGCGAGACGTTCTTTGTCCGACCCCTGCTCGGTCAAATACACCCTCCGGAGTGCAAACAAGCAAACATCGATCCAAAATTCCGATCCCGGGCCAAAATTCCCCGCAACCCGGCTCAGGCGCCCGGCTGAAAGTGGTTGAAGCCCAGCCGCGTCGGCCGATAGGGGTGCCCCTGCAGATCGAGGATCTGCAAGCCTTCTTCCGGGGAAACGATCCGCCCTACCCGGGTCAGCGGAACCCCGACCTCGGCGGCAAGCCGCTGCAGCTGGGGTTCGTGGCGGGGATCCAGGGTAAACAACAGCTCATAGTCCTCGCCGCCGGCCAGCGCCAGTTCGACCAGGCCGGGCGCGGCCGCGAGCGCCGCGCGAAATGCCGGCGAGAGCGGCACCAGGCCCAGTTCAACACGGGCGCCGACCCCCGAGGCCTCGAGAACGTGTCCGAGGTCGGCCAGCAGGCCGTCGGAAAGGTCGATCATCGCCGAGGGCAGCCGGGCCGCCGCCAGGGCGCGCCCCAGGCCGCTGCGGGCGGTGGGGTCGTGGTGGCGCCGCGCCAGCCAGGGATCGGGCTCGGCGCCGGCGAGCAGCCGGTCGAGCGCCAGGGCGCTGTCGCCGAGGGTGCCGGAGACGTAGATGGCGTCTCCGGGGCGGGCCCCGCCGCGGCGGACCAGCTCCTCGGCAGGGACGCTCCCCTGGGCGGTGACCGAGATCAGCAGCGGCCCCGCCGAGCGGCAGGTGTCGCCGCCGACCAGGGCGGCGCCGTACTCGGCGGCCGCCTCGATGAACCCGGCCATGAACGCCTCGAGTTCCTCGGCTTCGGTGGCGGCCGGGATCCCCAGTCCGAGGAACAGGTGGCGGGGCGTCCCGCCCATGGCGGCGATGTCGCTGATGTTGACCGCGACGCTCTTGCGCCCCAGGCTGCGCGGATCGGTCCAGTCGCGGCGGAAGTGCACCTGCTCGATGAGCAGGTCGGTGGTGGTCAGCAGCAGCTCGCCGGGGGGCAGCTCCAGGGCGGCGCAATCGTCGCCGATGCCCAGGCGCACCCCGGGCCCGTCGCTCACCTGCTGGCGCAGCCGCCGGATAAAGCCGAACTCGCCAAGCTCGGAGAGCTTCATGCCTGCCCTTCCAGGGCTGCCTGCAACACCTCGTCCATGGTCCGGGCGAGAACGAAGCGCACCTTCTTGCGCAGGTGTGCGGGGATCTCCTCGATATCCTTCTCGTTGCGGTGGGGAATGATGATGGTGGTGATGTGGTGGCGTACCGCGGCCAGCACCTTCTCCTTGAGGCCGCCGATGGGCAGCACCTTGCCGCGCAGGGTGATTTCGCCGGTCATGGCCACCGCGTTGTTCACTTTGCGCCCGGAGAGCGCGGAGATCAGCGCCGTGGCCATGGTCACCCCGGCGCTCGGCCCGTCCTTGGGGATGGCCCCGGCGGGCACGTGCACATGGAGGTCGTGCTTCTCGAAGAACTCGGGGTCGATCCCCAGCTCGGCGGCGTTGGCCCGGGCGTAGGAGAGCGCGGCCTGGGCGCTCTCCTTCATCACGTCTCCCAGGTGCCCGGTGAGGGTGAGGCTCCCCTTGCCCTTCATGGTGTTGACTTCGACGAACAGGATCTCGCCGCCCACCTCGGTCCAGGCCAGCCCGGTGGCCACCCCGGCTTCGCTCTCGCTGCGCTCCTCTTCGGGGAGAAAACGCGGCGGGCCCAGAAACCGGTGCACCGCGGTCTCGGTGACCTGCACCGGCTTTTTCTTGCCCTCGGCAAAGCGCCGCGCCACCTTGCGGCAGACGCTGCCCAGCTCGCGCTCCAGGTTGCGCAGCCCGGCCTCGGCGGTGTACTCGGTGATCAGCTTGAGCAGCGCGTTGCGCGAGAAGCGCACGTCCTTCTGCTTGAGGCCGTTGGCCTCGCGCTGGCGGGGGATCAGGTAGCGCTCGGCGATGGAGAGCTTCTCCTCGGTGCTGTAGCCCGACAGGCGGATCACCTCCAGGCGGTCCTTGAGGGCCGAGGGGACCGGGTCCATGACGTTGGCCGTGGCGATGAACAGCACGTTGGACAGATCGAAGGGGAGGTTGATGTAGTGGTCGGAAAAGGCGTGGTTCTGCTCGGGATCGAGCAGCTCGAGAAGGGCCGCCGAGGGGTCGCCGCGGAAATCGGCGCCGATCTTGTCGAGCTCGTCGAGCATGAATACCGGGTTGTTGGTGCCGGCCTGCTTGATCCCCTGGATGATGCGCCCCGGCAGGGCGCCGACGTAGGTGCGGCGGTGGCCGCGGATCTCCGCCTCGTCCCGCACCCCGCCCAGCGAGATGCGCACGAACTTGCGCCCCAAGGCGCGGGCGATGGACTTGCCGAGGCTGGTCTTGCCCACCCCCGGCGGGCCGACAAAGCAGAGCACCGGACCCTTGAGCTCTTTTTTGAGCTTGCGCACGGCGAGAAACTCGAGGATGCGTTCCTTGACCTTCTCGAGGTTGAAATGATCCTCGTCAAGCACCTTGCGGGCTTTTTTCAGGTCGAGGTTGTCGCGGGTCGCCTTGCTCCAGGGCAGCTCCACCAGCCAGTCGAGAAAGGTGCGCAGCATGGAGTACTCGGCGGCCTCGGGGTGCATGGTTTCCAGGCGCCGCAGCTGTTTCTCGGCCTCGGCCTGGGCCTCCTCGGGCAACCCCGCCTCCTCGAGCTTCTGGCGCAGCTCGGCGACCTCTTCGGCGCGCATGTCGGTCTCGCCGAGCTCCGACTGGATGGCCCGCAACTGCTCGCGCAGGAAATACTCGCGCTGGGTCTTGCCCATCTCCTCCTTGGCCTGGCTCTGGATGCGGTTCTGCACCGCCATCAGCTCCAGCTCCTTGGCGAGGATGTCCTTGACCCGGCGCAGCCGTTCGAGGGGCTCGAGCACCTCGATCAGCTCCTGGGCCTGGCTGACCTTGAGGCCGATGTTGCTGGAAACCAGATCGGCGAGGCTCCCGGGGTCTTCGATGTTCTCCAGCACCACCAGCACTTCCGGGGGGAAGGAGCGGCCCATGTTCATGAGCTGCGCCAGCTGGTCGCGCACCGTGCGCATCAGCGCCTCGGTCTCCAGGCTCAGCTCGGTCACCCGCGGCTCGAGGCTGCGCTCGACCCGGGCGCTGAAGTAGGGCTCGGTGGCGACGAAATCGAGCAGCCGCCCCTTGGCCAGTCCCTGCACCAGCACCTTGACCCGGCCGTCGGGAAGCTTGAGCATGCGCATGATCATCGCCACCGTACCGACCCGGTAGATGTCCTCGGGCTCGGGTTCCTCCTGGGCCATCTCCTTCTGGGTGGCCAGGAAGATCAGCCGATCCTTGGCCAGGGCGGCATCGACGGCGGCGATCGACTTCTCGCGCCCGACGAACAGGGGGATAATCATGTAGGGGAAGATGACAACGTCCCGTACCGGGAGCAGGGGGAGAATTTCGGGGATCTGGAGTTCGCTCTTATCCTGGGGGTTATCCAATCGTTCCTCCGCTGGCAGCTTGGCTCGCAGACCCCTTGCAGGCGGGGTCTGTGGTTTTGAAAACATACATAAACGCTTGACGAATGTCCAGCGGGATCAAAGCCGCCCAGGGCTCTCAGGGGGTCGCCGAATCACCCCGCGAGGCCGGTTCCCCGGCAGGCAGGCCCAGCCCCAGCCTGGCCTTGAGCGAATGCACCTGCCCCAGCAGCCAGCCTCCCTTCTGACGCTGGTTAAGGGCCTGAAGCTCGATGGCGGCCCGGGCATGGCTGATGCGCTCCCGCCCCAAATCCCGATAGATGCGGTCGGCCTGGCGCCGGCGCCGCACCGCGTCGCCGGCATCGAGAAAGGCCTCCAGCGCCTCCACCCCCCGGATCAGCAGGCCGGTGGCGGCGGTAAAATGCAGGCGGCTGGTCAGCTCGTGCAGGCGGTCCTCCAAGCGGGCAGCGATCACTTCCAGCTCAGCCTGGAAAAGCTCGCGCTGGGCAACCGGGCTCGGCCGCACCCGGGCGATGGCCTCGCGCACCCGCTCGGCACAGAGCAGGTTGAAATCCTGAAAGGCGGCCAGCTGGCGCAGGCCCGACTCGGCCTTTGCGGCCTCCTGGCTCTGCAGCAGGGTGCAGGCCTGATGGCAGCGCTCCCAGGCCTGCCAGGCGTAGACAAAACCCAACCCGGTCCCCTTGATGTTCTGCAGCCCCATGATCCGCCCCAGCAGCCCCGGGGGGGTTGCCGCACAGAT
This window encodes:
- a CDS encoding methyl-accepting chemotaxis protein, giving the protein MRVEISNKFIMGFIIVVGSIVLVNLVVPYLGIPQEWQQLFSVGCAILVGLALGWGFSRAFTANIRVLTESAERLRQGDLSQPVQLRSTALPDETLDLANSLNQVVESLRELVGKIRSSSIRVAESAQGLSSTSEEMTASANEVANTVEQISRGAETQAEMIERCSRLIKEMAVSIELIASSAKKVAASANDTAGTAQRGGEMVGTAIGKMKQVLADVERNGAQMGSFGMQVQKIGKIVEVITGIAGKTNLLALNATIEAARAGEYGRGFAVVAEEIRKLADSTGQSAGEITELIEAIRDEGQKVQASMSESIREIGAGRDAINTTGQAFEEIIQTALVTQTKATGIAELAEKQTEGSAGMVKAIDEISRVVADNAAATEEVSATTQQQSAAMEEMAHAAQGLSTLAEDLLEVVRRFELGNA
- a CDS encoding CheR family methyltransferase, giving the protein MTEQGSDKERLAPFVGSEFPDEEFAEVRRILLDKLGFDLGMYKDRCIRRRVAKRVRALGLDDAAAYLAVLRSRESEVDALMTALTIHVSQFFRNPATFAALEAEVLPRLFARARQQGRRELLLWSVGCSSGEEPYSLALLVSELAPRDVRVAILGTDLSPAILERAGSGVFDPQRMTELPAALRDKYFTREGRFFRLDERIRTMVQFRQHNVLTAGDYPSADLILCRNVLIYFSRQEQDRILAGFAAALPADGFLVLGRAESMLGETRQLFSVENPEERIYRRR
- the thiL gene encoding thiamine-phosphate kinase yields the protein MKLSELGEFGFIRRLRQQVSDGPGVRLGIGDDCAALELPPGELLLTTTDLLIEQVHFRRDWTDPRSLGRKSVAVNISDIAAMGGTPRHLFLGLGIPAATEAEELEAFMAGFIEAAAEYGAALVGGDTCRSAGPLLISVTAQGSVPAEELVRRGGARPGDAIYVSGTLGDSALALDRLLAGAEPDPWLARRHHDPTARSGLGRALAAARLPSAMIDLSDGLLADLGHVLEASGVGARVELGLVPLSPAFRAALAAAPGLVELALAGGEDYELLFTLDPRHEPQLQRLAAEVGVPLTRVGRIVSPEEGLQILDLQGHPYRPTRLGFNHFQPGA
- a CDS encoding response regulator — encoded protein: MAARVLIVDDALFMRNMLKEIFIDGGYEVIGEAGNGIEAVESYRRLQPDLVTMDIVMPLRSGIEALKEIIDDDPAARVVMCSALGQESLILEAVQAGARDFIVKPFKAERVLEVVGRVVAD
- a CDS encoding chemotaxis protein CheW; translation: MEQVLTFRLGAEHYGLEIAHLQEIVESPPIYQVPRGADWLLGAINVHGSILPVLDLAALLGFDNRERDPRVIVLSREFGRLALAVAALGKIVPLDPDALLPVQQQEQQTACIRGVLNLEADMVNLLDMERLLGSLEKI
- the lon gene encoding endopeptidase La, whose amino-acid sequence is MDNPQDKSELQIPEILPLLPVRDVVIFPYMIIPLFVGREKSIAAVDAALAKDRLIFLATQKEMAQEEPEPEDIYRVGTVAMIMRMLKLPDGRVKVLVQGLAKGRLLDFVATEPYFSARVERSLEPRVTELSLETEALMRTVRDQLAQLMNMGRSFPPEVLVVLENIEDPGSLADLVSSNIGLKVSQAQELIEVLEPLERLRRVKDILAKELELMAVQNRIQSQAKEEMGKTQREYFLREQLRAIQSELGETDMRAEEVAELRQKLEEAGLPEEAQAEAEKQLRRLETMHPEAAEYSMLRTFLDWLVELPWSKATRDNLDLKKARKVLDEDHFNLEKVKERILEFLAVRKLKKELKGPVLCFVGPPGVGKTSLGKSIARALGRKFVRISLGGVRDEAEIRGHRRTYVGALPGRIIQGIKQAGTNNPVFMLDELDKIGADFRGDPSAALLELLDPEQNHAFSDHYINLPFDLSNVLFIATANVMDPVPSALKDRLEVIRLSGYSTEEKLSIAERYLIPRQREANGLKQKDVRFSRNALLKLITEYTAEAGLRNLERELGSVCRKVARRFAEGKKKPVQVTETAVHRFLGPPRFLPEEERSESEAGVATGLAWTEVGGEILFVEVNTMKGKGSLTLTGHLGDVMKESAQAALSYARANAAELGIDPEFFEKHDLHVHVPAGAIPKDGPSAGVTMATALISALSGRKVNNAVAMTGEITLRGKVLPIGGLKEKVLAAVRHHITTIIIPHRNEKDIEEIPAHLRKKVRFVLARTMDEVLQAALEGQA